In Amia ocellicauda isolate fAmiCal2 chromosome 3, fAmiCal2.hap1, whole genome shotgun sequence, the DNA window AGAATCTACTCCTGAACTATATTAATCCCTCTACACACTCACATACTTTGTCttctaaaaacaacaacaaaacaactttAAACTCCTTATGTAGTTTATAAAGATTAGAGCCCAATCCAGGTTCCACTTGGGGGGACGGGACAAAATGTTCCCCAAGTGAGCTGGGTCTCATGAAGTATCGCACCTGTTCCTTTCCCAGTTGAGGCCGAATCTTTTACCCTTTTAtccttttactttttctttctcctgtTTTTATCTTAAGTAGGTAAAAGAGCAGGTTTGTTTCCAAGTGAGACACACCTGCTCCCTCAGAGAGCCTTTCAATAAAGCAGAGCCTGCAACAGCTGTGTGGGGTGTGGCGCCAGCTTTTCAAAACTGCAGAGAGCCCCAACAAGAGCTATTTTGAAGGTGAAACTCCTCCGTAGAGAGGTTAGGTTCATTGTCTCCAATTAAGAGAATTTTCTGGGTTAGAGTGCTTGTTATTACGTTTTTGTTTTGGGAAAAATTTTAAAATTTAGAAAATTGGTTTTGCTTCCTTCTTGGAATAGTATTGGATCCTGATCTTACCGGCTGCTCTTTCTGCTTCATGGTACCTACACTAAGGTCGATggcaatgaaaaacatttttccgTGCTCTTCTATGAAGGACTAGTGACATTTTCTCTCATTTGTAGAAATCAAAATGACTTTCAATTGAGAGAGACAATTAAACACGAGTGTTAACTTTATGTAGGGAGAAAAGCTCAGCACTTACATTGGCACACAGAGAAATGCAGTTCAGTAGCGACACGCTAGAGGGCAGAGGACTGCAACCAAGTGACACGACATAATACTGTATtggtctttttatttttcaggctTAATTTATTGGGCACATAAAATCTGTGATATTGGCCtacattttttcatttgtgtttttatttgtttatttttccccaCATCCAAATGATCAGTTATTATAAGGGAAACAATGACTTTGCCTTATGATTAAATtaataagttaatttaattaatttgccaTTCATTGATTAAGAAGACAAATTCAGTTTAGTCTTGTCTTTCTGGTTAAATGTCTTGAGTCAATTCTCATCTGTTTCTGGTTAAATCAGAGAGATTGGCTCCAGATGCTGGAGAGACAATAGACTCTTCTGGAATCAATTCCACTGGAGGTTCTAATGGGTAATTCAATTCATTACTAACTCAATGGATGTAATGATGCGCATGATAAATATACAGAAACTACCTGAATTCATAGGGTGTTAAGGAAAGAGTCCCAACATCTACCAAGATGACATCTGTCACAAGTGGGCGTGTaacaggagaaggaggaggaagaaaagTCATGTCTCACGCTCATGTCCAGGAGGTGCTCTGATCCTTGGGTATAAAAGTACAGCAAGACCACAGCACTGTCCCACCTGGgacttgaacccacaaccttccagtcatgagtccagagtcCTAACCACTACTACACAGTGTTCTCTTAATATGCTCATCATGTCTATGTGATGAAGTACTTGCGTTTAATGCAGCTGGCCTGATTAGTTGCCCTGAAGTGGCTGACGACAGCAGAGCAGGGGGTGATAGGGTGGGAGACTGATTTAAGGTGGCTGTTCAAAGACAGTCTCGTCCTCCTGGCTTTTGTAGCCCACAGGTCGCAAGTGATAAGTCAGGTACTCCAGCACATACATAACTGTGGGGGTCACATAGTGGAAGGAGATGGAGGCTTCCGAGCAGCAGTCTGGGCCCTGTGTTGGAAAAGCACAGCATCAGCCCTATGAGCTCAACTTCAACTTGGTCACCCTGACTTGGACGTTAAAGTGTGCCATGAGTAGCAATTGGAATAAAGCAAACTTTGGAAATTAACCCATATCTCATGAATATGTACAAAGACTCTTGATGGACATAGTTAATCGACTGACTTAATTCCCTAAACGGGGATTCTGGTTGTGTTTGTTGGTGTGGTTTAACTTGTTCTCTGGTGGGTATGGGTGAGCTACTCTACTTACAGGCCTAAGGTAACAGAAAGTTTTCAAACAATCTGGGAAAAACCGTGACAAGAAAAAGTAAAACTCTGACTAAATCAACACAGCCTGATTTTAACTACAGCCTCACCATCTTGACTGGGTAGTAGCTGTATTCTTTGTACCAGCTGGGGGAATTCAGCCAGGGGGGGATGATGAAATCTGGGGCCAAGGGGTGGAAAGTCTCCCGTTGGAGGCGGTCTCGAGTGTCTCTGGCTGGGATGCCCAGGTTGTCCATGCAGATGCCCACTTCTAGGTCCTCGAACTCCGTCAGCGGGGGGCAGGAGCCATCTCGGAGCCCCTGTACATAACGTTTGAGGGCCTCCCTGTTCAGGACGTAGCCTGCGCCCCCGCTCATGTAGCCTTGCTGGACAAAGGGCTTGAACCGGCGGCCCAGGTAGACAGGACGGTTGGGGGGGTAGCGGGAGAGCAGGAGTCGGAGGTTCTGCATGACTACGTAGGTGTCGTCGTCTGCCTTCAGGAAccagtcagcctcctgcagGTGGCGGTCATGCAGGAGCGAGAAGGCCGCCATGGTTTTGTTGTACAGTGCCCCCCGGCCCTCCGAGGTGTTCAGTCCCACAGCCGGGAAGGAGGGGTCGGCGGTTGAGCTCATGAACAGCAGCCGGTCGCAGTAGCGGCCCCAGGTGTTGCGCACGTGCAGGGCTTTCACCCACAGGGTGGCCGGAGAGGTCAGCACCCAGCACAGCACCCGCACAGGGGGGGCGGAGGCGGGGCGGCTCTGAGGCGCAAACAGGGAAGAGTGCTGGGCTGAGGGGGAGACACAGATGGGGAGTACTTCATGTACAGTTCGACTTGTATACACAGTTTCTGTAAAGTGGCAGTTGCTTTGTAAATGGGACAGGGGTACCAGACAAACTTAtttcaagttaaaaaaaaaaatatatatatatatatatatatctaaatgagttaaaaaaaaattgcccttgatgtgtattgtaattCCAGAGATAGGCCTATGAATTGTGCAGATGATGTAACTGTGCAGGGTAATTGTGGTCAGGGTAATTACGTGTCTGCCAAATTTTTCTGACCTCATATTTGCCAATAGCAAAGCACATCCAATCTCCAACCTCATACAGTGTGGCCAGAACAGCAACTGCCAGCTAAGAAACACTGCCTTTGAGAAAAGATCCCTTTAAGCTGTGACAGAGTACCTTTGACACTGGGTGTCCTGGGTTGGAAGTGGTGCTGTGTTGGCCATTTTTGGGCAGACTGGGCTCTCGGCTCCAGCCTGAGATCCGTGATGGTGAAGGAGGCCAGCCAGAAGCCCAGCACAAAGCCACAGGCAAACAGCAGATTGGACTTGTGGGGTCGAGACAGCATCCTGGCACAGCCCTGCAGAGACAGCCCAGAGGACACAGTCAGCCAGGCCAGAGCTGGCTGGAACATAGtgacggcccccgtcgccctctATGGTTGTGGGACTCTGACTTACAGAATGGatcatttgaataaaaaaattaaCCATTCCCTTCCACTGAAAGCAGTGAGGGGCAACAGATACAGACAGTAAATTAATAGCAAAAATCTAAATCATTGTTCATTAAATGCCTCTAGATGGAGcagttatatatttttccatggGAGGGAGGTGGGGTTAACAGTTAAGTAATGCAAGTCAACAAaaagatatattattattattattattattattattattattattattattattattattattatttctgtcttggcagacacccttatctagcATACACGATAGCATACAAGTAATTAATTATTAAGTATTAAGCATTGTTCATTATATTTGTGTAGATGGAGCAGAAGTCTTATAGGAACACAACTCTCAaagatggggaaaaaaaggacAACTGTCTTGATCCTTCTTTTAGTTTGGGgatgtttaataaaatagtaatggaaaaatatgtatataaactaacattattattattattatgattattatttatatgtatttatttatgatctGCTTTATGACCCGGATTATCAATTAAATAAGGCCCTAAATAATGGAGACTTTATACAGCCCCACCCTTTCAAAGCAATAAATgaatggtaaatacaacctgccCCCAGCCTAAACCAAAGGAAAACATTGACAGGTTAATTGCAAATTATAACCTTACTCGCTATATGGTGTGCACCTCTATCTGTATATACATAACAAAACTACAGAAGAGTAAAGAGGGATTTACATCTGTGCTGTTCAAAGCGATTACACCGACATCGTACAATTATTTTTACACAGGGTGGAGTcattaaatatactttaaatatGTTTGTTCAAGGTGAGCTTGGGAACACTGACTTTACCTTAAGTTAAGGGCAGTGTTAGAACTCATAAATGTAAGCCCTCCATTGTCTCAATATTTGTTTCCCTTTACATTAATTAAGGGGCATTTTAAGGGAAATCACTGAAAAACGTATAGTTGACCTCATTAGTGAGCATATGAATAAACTGCATTTAGCCAGACACCCAGCTTTAAAACGTATATCTCAGCAAAAGTGATTGAAACTATTCGTACACGATATATTGCACATTATTCTTGCCACTATTGAATTGTAACTCCCTCGACCAGAGAACAGAGCGCAGGACCGCAATAGCGAGAAGTTGTATATTGTACAAGTCAGGCATGGTGGACTATAGTAAAATGAACATCAGTGGGTTGctaaaaaacactgcttccagagtaaaatacaaatgtgcTCACTGAAAGTTGATATGCATGACAACAATTTAAAGTATTTGCATGCATGTAAAAAAACACTTCATATAAATAATCGTATCAGACTAAAAGACCACAGAATTCAAGACTGCGATCAACACATTGCTGCTACTTATCCATGTTAATGAACCCAAAAAGCGAATTCATTGTATTCTATATTCctttgttttctattattttaatgatttacgTTAAGGTTCAATAAGTCATTGCGATGGCTGCAGATCCATTTGGCTGTGGTGGGACGGAATTGCAAACGCGGGTATAGGTGACACGTACACAGCGTCCCACCTGCAGAGAGAAAGTGCCAAACAGACCCAGTCAATGAACCTCCAAAGCAAAACCTTCAGGTATTATTTGACGCTAGAAAATCCGCAAACCAAGAAACCAGACGAACGCATGGAGAAAGTGCTGTATATCACATCTATAATGTGAAGAACAGTTGCATAtacgtatatattttaaagtattaatTGAAATACATACCTTTCGTCAAAGTCAGCCTTGACTCCGGAGTGACACCTTATGCTCATCTAACAGGCACAATACATTACATCTAAGCACCTATTCTTTCAAATGAAACAATACAGCATAATTTCTTAAACGTAAGCTCCTCCCATTTGTGCTCAAGTCTCTCTACTTGGCAATGTAAGCAGCCAAGTAAATAGACGCAGTTTAGCGGCTTACCTGTTGATTTGaacaattttaaatgttcacataaagtcaaCTCCTAATGTAAATGTCTATAATGCTTTAGCCACTTGTGCTCTCTGAACAAACTTTCACAACACCTTTGCATGAGGACTTTTCTAAGGAGGGGTTAAAGCTTAAatgacaaactaaataaaaagagaaatctTTCTTGGCGCTGAGTCCAGCACAGCAGCCCACGCCCCTGCTGCTAATCCAATGTCACCtgctgaggggggcaggggcaggTACAATACTTCTGTCAACGGTCTAGGGTCAGAGTAGAAAGTAGAAAAAGAAATATTCAATCTCACCTGTACTGTCTGCCGGTAAGCTTTAGATCCCAATATGTGCACatttcaaaaggaaaataatgattcatataaacaaaaagcaatagGATACAAAACACAAAGGTCGTGTCAGGGGGAGTTGTATGCTAACGCAGAGCTGTAGTGTACAACACTTAAGGCTACAGCTATAATTTAGGCCCATGCTTCAGATATACTTTACACCAATTCAGGAATCACATTATACAGCTCTAGTAGAAACTGTATGCGTTGTAGCCAGCAAGGTTGAAGTACCAGAGCAATAATCATGCATTTTTTACTATCTGTTCTTCCGATTCATATTCTATTGTATTATCGTTGCCTCTGCTCAGGATCCTTCCCTGCCATGCTTACAAGCTCATCCAACCAACCACACATCCTGTAAAAGATGTCTCTGAGCTGAATTGGTGGAAACAACAGAAGCAAATCATTACAATCATGCTAAATACAGCAAACTCCTGCTTACAtatgtattgttagcacttctaTTGCTTTTCTGCAAAGTCTCCCATGCCCACCCCTCTCTTTAGCACGTCTAGGACTTGACTGTATTATTGTAGTGATTCTGAAGCCTCACTAAGGGGCTTGTGCCTTTATGTGTTGCCGGAGCCCAAAGTTTCCAGAACAGCCCAGTATCTTACATTATGATCacacttgttagctcattgtacaaggatgtgtgcttattgtattgtgtaatgattgtattactgcaattTGTACTGCTTTGAAacgtttcttgtgtaaactgtaagtcaccctggctaaagGTACCTACTAGTGAATAGAGAGAGCTGGCCAGCTGTTCTAGTTCTCCAGTTTCTACCCCAATGTTtggaattaaaaatgcattgatcTTAGTATTAATATGACAAGTATGTGCTAAGGAGTGGAGTCTACCCATTGGCATACTCAGGCTGTGAGAGGGAGCCTAACTCAAAGCTCAACAAAGGCTTCTGTTTCTCCATCGTTATAATTCACAATAACTGTGCTGTCTGGTCTTCGCATGTACCATCGTTCAGAGGTGCCTTTGTGCTCTTCCCTCGATGTCCCTGCATTCTCCGCCTCTGAACAGACCTGCTTCAGTGATGTGCTTATGCAATGCAGATCAGTGGTGGAGAAATTACTGGTCACCCCTTTGGTGATTGGTCCATTTCGCATCCCATGTTAACCGCACACATCCAGAGAAAGTGCGAAGTAAACACtggtaaaaacacagtaaagtgttgGACAGCAAAGTGAAGTCATGGTAAAGCGTGGAGATGTTTAGTGTAATAAACTGTGACACAAACCATTGATACCATGGCAAGCATTATAGGTGAAGTTAAAGCATGGTATAAACACTTGGAAACTATGGGAAACCTGCCAAATTACTGTGGTAAACtcttatataaaagacaccattATTATTTACCTATGTGGATATACTGTTGGACATCTATTTTAAGGTACAGTAAATGATCAAATCTTCAGACACTCAAAGAAACTAA includes these proteins:
- the LOC136740621 gene encoding glycoprotein-N-acetylgalactosamine 3-beta-galactosyltransferase 1-B, with protein sequence MLSRPHKSNLLFACGFVLGFWLASFTITDLRLEPRAQSAQKWPTQHHFQPRTPSVKAQHSSLFAPQSRPASAPPVRVLCWVLTSPATLWVKALHVRNTWGRYCDRLLFMSSTADPSFPAVGLNTSEGRGALYNKTMAAFSLLHDRHLQEADWFLKADDDTYVVMQNLRLLLSRYPPNRPVYLGRRFKPFVQQGYMSGGAGYVLNREALKRYVQGLRDGSCPPLTEFEDLEVGICMDNLGIPARDTRDRLQRETFHPLAPDFIIPPWLNSPSWYKEYSYYPVKMGPDCCSEASISFHYVTPTVMYVLEYLTYHLRPVGYKSQEDETVFEQPP